A window of Actinomycetota bacterium contains these coding sequences:
- a CDS encoding substrate-binding domain-containing protein, which yields MRPRALVCMAMLVSLAACGTAELKPVTTPDPQILPQETPTPGPQQAGDTSGQAVTGAIKVLASSRFENYLYEIRRSFVGQFSDASVEFVFAPTAELRDRIGRGEPGDVFVADDEAAMATVVEADRMSDRAKTFARAEGRTFQVAVLKPAGNLPTSQRFVGVITGRFGQEAARRHGMEPAAA from the coding sequence ATGCGACCGCGCGCTCTCGTCTGCATGGCCATGCTGGTCTCGCTCGCCGCCTGCGGGACGGCCGAGCTGAAGCCCGTGACGACCCCCGACCCCCAGATCCTCCCGCAGGAGACACCCACCCCCGGGCCGCAGCAGGCGGGGGACACGTCCGGACAGGCCGTCACCGGCGCCATAAAGGTCCTCGCGTCGTCTCGGTTCGAGAACTACCTGTACGAGATCCGGAGGTCCTTCGTCGGGCAGTTCTCGGACGCCAGCGTCGAGTTCGTGTTCGCCCCGACCGCCGAGCTGCGCGACAGGATCGGACGGGGGGAGCCGGGCGACGTATTCGTCGCCGACGACGAGGCGGCCATGGCGACGGTGGTGGAGGCGGACCGCATGTCCGACCGGGCGAAGACGTTCGCCCGCGCGGAGGGCCGGACGTTCCAGGTGGCCGTGCTGAAGCCGGCCGGCAACCTGCCCACCTCCCAGAGGTTCGTGGGCGTGATAACCGGACGGTTCGGACAGGAGGCCGCCCGCCGCCACGGCATGGAGCCGGCCGCCGCCTGA